TAATGATACTTCTTGTAGCACGTTTTCCGGATCCGCCGCCACAGCGGTCGAAAGCTATCGGCCGGATTTACACTGAGCGCTTCTTTCCAAAGCTTGTCTCATTTAACGCCACGTATATCAACTTGATAGAGCTATGATTTTGAACGGGTGATTCGGAGGAAAGCGATGGGCGGCACAAATCCCATTTTCATTGCGGCCTTGCTGACGGCGTCAGTTGGCATGAGCCAAGCGGGCGAAAACGATCCCTTCATCTATTTCGCCACCCAGGATCCGTTTGTCAGCCCTGAAGCGCCAATCACCAAGAACGATGTTCATCTATTCGGCGGCGTCTGTCGCTTGGCATTTAAATGGGTTCTTCCTCACTTTGTGTGATTCAACGGTAACATACGGGCTCTCATCAGTTCTGGCCCGGCTCTGCCATACATGGCTCGCTTCAGTGTTTTTAGGCGATTGATCTGGCCTTCGGCTTGACCGTTGCTCCAAGGGAGCTCGATTGCGTTTTTCACGGCATCGATATCCCGCCGCAGGACACTGGCGAATCGCATGATTGCCGTAAGTTCGGTCTCGATGGCATCGTCGATCCACTTATCCAGCGCATCAGGGTTCCTGCTGCGCAGAATTCCGTTAAAGCGCATTGCCAAGCCACGCATCACGCGGAACGCTTCTGAGCCCTGCTTCAATGCATCGACCCGTCTTGCCTGGCGGTTTGTCAGCAGGCCGCGCGGCTTGATGCACAAAGCAGCGACGGCATCGGCAGAGATGACATGGCCAGTGTCAGGATCACGGACAGGCTCTGAAACCTTTACCTCGGGCAGCGTCACCTCGGAGCGGACGTTTTCGGCTTGTCGCCACACCTGCAAAAGTCGTTCCAGGTTCGAACGGCTTCCAGTATAGCCCCGGTTCTTGAGGTCATGGAAAAGATGACGCCCAAGGCGGTTTCCATCCTTCCAGCACTCAGCCAGGAACGCTTCGAAATACAAAGGGGATGTCGGATTCAATGCCGCTCGATTTCTGTCCCTGGGTGCACTTGATGTTAGCCAGTTGGTGACGCTCCGACGCTCAAATCCCGTGCGTCTAGCAATCTCACTGTAGGTGAGACCCTGCTGGCGTAGAGCATGCAGCATCTCGAATATTTCCTGGCGCGACTGCCGATGGGCAAGGCGCGCACGGCGGTGTTGAGCCGTGGTGCTGGCAATGGCGTCTTCCGACAGTATCGGTCTGACGTTGGCATGGCCGCAAAGGCTCATCTGTTCCTTGATAGCCGCCCTGAGATTCTGAACCAGATGAAAGCGATCCGCCACCTGGCGGGCCTGCGGCGCGCCCTCTCGAGAAGCCTGGGCATAGAGACCGCAACGATCTCGACTGACGACCTCAATAGAGGGACGTGCTTGCAGCCATGCTTTCGCGCTCGCAACGCTGCGGTCGTCCAGAATATCAACGACTGCACGACGCTCGAGATCGACCATGATCGTGCCGTATCGTGTGGAGCGACGCCAACTCCAATCATCGATGCCAACGACTCTCACTGCATCCTGAATTGAGACCGAAGCTCTTCGTTTGATCTGGCGAAGGATCGTGTCATCGCTGACAGGCATACCAAGGCGACCCATCAGATGTTCCGCGGGGCGGCCACCCATGCTGTAACCCACCAAGTCTACAATCGCGGCCATCCGAG
The genomic region above belongs to Mesorhizobium sp. J428 and contains:
- a CDS encoding ISL3 family transposase, giving the protein MRTKSKWSPGPGVNVLGISLQNDGKWAVSAVAKPVGTCPDCCMRSRHRHGWRKRTLQDLSVQGQVVNVQLTLSRWQCRHRECQRRTFTDRLPDIAAPYTRRTARMAAIVDLVGYSMGGRPAEHLMGRLGMPVSDDTILRQIKRRASVSIQDAVRVVGIDDWSWRRSTRYGTIMVDLERRAVVDILDDRSVASAKAWLQARPSIEVVSRDRCGLYAQASREGAPQARQVADRFHLVQNLRAAIKEQMSLCGHANVRPILSEDAIASTTAQHRRARLAHRQSRQEIFEMLHALRQQGLTYSEIARRTGFERRSVTNWLTSSAPRDRNRAALNPTSPLYFEAFLAECWKDGNRLGRHLFHDLKNRGYTGSRSNLERLLQVWRQAENVRSEVTLPEVKVSEPVRDPDTGHVISADAVAALCIKPRGLLTNRQARRVDALKQGSEAFRVMRGLAMRFNGILRSRNPDALDKWIDDAIETELTAIMRFASVLRRDIDAVKNAIELPWSNGQAEGQINRLKTLKRAMYGRAGPELMRARMLPLNHTK